Proteins encoded within one genomic window of Guyparkeria hydrothermalis:
- the mltF gene encoding membrane-bound lytic murein transglycosylase MltF yields the protein MYYPECEPASTDSMFRHLFPVFLSLPLVLSGCDQGPVAGAAPPEEEGVLVVATRNGPTTWYVGPDKASAGPEHDLVEAFAESKGWTVDWQVHDSTAAVLAALERGDAHLAAAGLTHLPARDERFRKGLTHGEVVQQVVCHREDRPLPDTVEELAGVDLHVTGDSSYVSRLESLAEDVEGLGFETHPDVSTEVLLTRVAERDIGCTVADSTIVQVVRRHWPHLEVAFDLAEPEAIGWYAAASQGDLAKATRSWRSTGEGLTAVAAMREQYYAYIGEFDFVDLRALNRRLDERLPRYLDEFERAGETTGLPVDLLAAMAYQESHWDPLATSPTGVRGMMMLTRPTAESLGVADRLDPSESIMGGARYLADRLERLPEDIPEPDRTYLALASYNIGRAHVLDARKLARELGRDPDSWSDMREVLPLKADKRYYPKTKYGYARGYEPVHYVQRIRNYRDVIARALDSD from the coding sequence ATGTACTATCCTGAATGCGAACCCGCATCGACCGACTCTATGTTTCGTCACCTGTTTCCCGTTTTCCTCTCCCTCCCGCTTGTTCTGTCTGGTTGCGATCAAGGCCCGGTAGCCGGCGCGGCACCCCCGGAAGAGGAGGGTGTGCTGGTCGTGGCCACCCGCAATGGCCCGACGACCTGGTATGTGGGTCCCGACAAGGCATCGGCGGGGCCGGAACATGACCTGGTCGAGGCCTTTGCCGAGTCGAAGGGCTGGACCGTTGACTGGCAGGTACATGATTCCACCGCGGCCGTACTCGCCGCCCTGGAGCGCGGCGACGCGCACCTCGCGGCCGCTGGGTTGACCCACCTGCCGGCACGCGACGAGCGTTTCCGCAAAGGGCTCACGCACGGCGAGGTGGTGCAGCAGGTCGTCTGCCACCGTGAGGATCGTCCGCTGCCGGATACGGTCGAGGAGCTGGCCGGCGTCGATCTTCATGTCACCGGCGATTCGAGCTACGTCAGTCGACTGGAATCCCTGGCCGAGGACGTGGAGGGACTGGGCTTCGAGACCCATCCCGACGTCAGCACCGAGGTGCTGCTCACCCGGGTGGCCGAACGGGATATCGGTTGCACGGTGGCCGATTCGACCATCGTGCAGGTCGTGCGGCGTCACTGGCCGCACCTCGAGGTGGCGTTTGATCTGGCGGAACCGGAGGCGATCGGCTGGTACGCGGCGGCGTCGCAGGGCGATCTGGCCAAGGCGACCCGGAGCTGGCGCTCAACCGGCGAAGGGCTGACGGCCGTCGCCGCGATGCGCGAACAGTATTACGCCTATATCGGCGAGTTCGACTTCGTCGATCTCAGGGCACTCAACCGCCGTCTGGACGAACGCCTGCCCCGTTACCTGGACGAATTCGAGCGGGCCGGCGAGACCACCGGGTTGCCGGTGGATCTGCTGGCGGCAATGGCCTACCAGGAATCTCACTGGGACCCCCTGGCGACCTCGCCGACCGGGGTGCGAGGGATGATGATGCTCACCCGGCCGACGGCCGAGTCCCTCGGCGTTGCGGATCGGCTTGATCCGAGCGAGTCGATCATGGGTGGTGCGCGTTACCTTGCCGACCGCCTCGAGCGTCTGCCGGAGGACATCCCCGAACCCGACCGGACCTATCTGGCGCTTGCGAGCTACAACATTGGTCGGGCGCACGTGCTGGATGCCCGCAAACTCGCCCGTGAGCTGGGTCGCGATCCGGACTCCTGGAGCGACATGCGCGAGGTGCTGCCGCTCAAGGCCGATAAGCGCTACTACCCGAAGACCAAGTACGGCTACGCGCGCGGTTATGAGCCGGTTCACTACGTGCAGCGCATCCGCAACTACCGCGACGTGATCGCGCGGGCACTGGATTCCGACTGA
- a CDS encoding zinc ribbon domain-containing protein YjdM, with product MTDLPRCPECDSAFTYHDGTLFVCPECGHEWSGEADAAADAGEPTVRDANGNPLTDGDTVTVIKDLKVKGSSSVVKVGTKVKNIRLVDGDHDIDCKIDGIGAMKLKSEFVKKA from the coding sequence ATGACAGACCTGCCTCGCTGCCCCGAATGTGATTCGGCCTTCACCTATCATGACGGCACGCTGTTCGTCTGCCCGGAATGCGGACACGAGTGGTCCGGCGAGGCGGACGCAGCCGCGGATGCCGGCGAGCCGACGGTGCGCGATGCGAATGGCAACCCGCTGACCGACGGCGATACCGTGACCGTGATCAAGGATCTGAAGGTCAAGGGCTCCTCGTCGGTGGTCAAGGTGGGCACCAAGGTGAAGAACATCCGCCTGGTCGACGGCGACCATGACATCGACTGCAAGATCGATGGGATCGGGGCGATGAAGCTCAAGTCCGAGTTCGTCAAGAAGGCCTAG
- a CDS encoding glutathione S-transferase family protein: protein MQLELISFKLCPFVQRSVITLNHKGVPFDTTFIRLDDLPDWFDEISPLGKVPVLKVDGAVLFESAVINEFLDESFGERMLSDDALERAQQRAWIEFGSACLFAMFGAITAPEEAGSTAKRQELTKLFGHLERQMAKVPPAPFFSGATLSLVDAAFAPLFQRLFALPESILDWDTVPTVKRWAERLVEEPVVRDSLPEGFDELFPMMLRKQNGWYARQHLPE, encoded by the coding sequence ATGCAACTCGAACTGATCAGCTTCAAGCTCTGTCCTTTCGTCCAGCGTTCGGTGATTACCCTCAACCACAAGGGTGTGCCGTTCGACACCACCTTCATCCGCCTGGACGATCTGCCGGATTGGTTCGATGAGATCTCACCGTTGGGCAAGGTACCGGTACTGAAGGTCGATGGTGCGGTGCTGTTCGAGTCGGCCGTGATCAACGAATTTCTCGACGAGTCCTTCGGCGAGCGCATGCTCTCCGACGATGCCCTCGAGCGTGCCCAGCAGCGGGCGTGGATCGAGTTCGGTTCGGCGTGCCTGTTCGCGATGTTCGGGGCGATCACCGCACCGGAAGAGGCGGGAAGCACGGCCAAGCGCCAGGAGTTGACCAAGCTGTTCGGCCACCTCGAACGGCAGATGGCCAAGGTGCCGCCGGCGCCTTTCTTCTCCGGCGCGACGCTCTCCCTGGTGGATGCCGCGTTCGCACCATTGTTCCAGCGCCTGTTCGCGCTGCCCGAGTCGATTCTCGACTGGGACACGGTGCCGACCGTCAAGCGCTGGGCCGAGCGGCTGGTCGAGGAGCCGGTAGTGCGCGACTCGTTGCCCGAGGGCTTCGACGAGTTGTTCCCGATGATGCTCAGGAAACAGAACGGCTGGTACGCGCGTCAGCATCTCCCCGAGTAG
- a CDS encoding RNA-binding S4 domain-containing protein, which yields MKKRPEKTRASTASTASDSQRLDTWLWAARFFKTRQLASAAIDGGKIELNGQTVGKRGKSIRPGDRLTIGKAGMRFVVDVEGLNPKRGPASEAQALYRETPESVEQRRLVAEQRRAERELNPHHKPAKQARALLRALRGKSF from the coding sequence GTGAAAAAACGCCCCGAAAAAACCCGCGCTTCCACCGCATCGACTGCGTCCGACAGCCAGCGCCTTGATACCTGGCTCTGGGCCGCGCGTTTCTTCAAGACTCGCCAGCTCGCCTCGGCGGCGATCGACGGCGGCAAGATCGAGCTCAACGGCCAGACCGTGGGAAAGCGTGGCAAGTCGATCCGCCCGGGCGACCGCCTGACCATCGGCAAGGCTGGCATGCGCTTTGTCGTCGATGTCGAGGGGCTGAATCCCAAGCGTGGGCCCGCAAGCGAAGCCCAGGCGCTCTATCGCGAGACACCCGAGAGCGTCGAGCAACGACGCCTGGTCGCCGAGCAGCGCCGGGCCGAGCGCGAACTCAACCCCCACCACAAGCCAGCCAAGCAGGCCCGCGCCCTGCTGCGCGCCCTGCGCGGCAAGTCGTTCTGA
- a CDS encoding HDOD domain-containing protein, producing the protein MKESFRSTLIKRIVQNPDFPAFARTVQEAYRITDDELASANDLSALILRDPALTHRILRLANAAHFRHLGGQINTVTRAVTVLGFEEVRLAALALSLFEQIESREHSRVLQSRFLQALYQAFLAQDLARELGGLSAEEMFLCALFQDFGALLVYRHAPEHIAEIERARREEGMDEDTAIQKVVGVLPAALARDVCRQWGLPESARRFLTTARASGKITRLTPEARALRMAQLARESGEVIARGESAEAIRRDTLELARRCDIGPQVFEQASASAREHMLGYEELLSHSDGRPAFLQRLEADEDTPMPADFAAADEEPEERSERLIRCIEQTTQDLTDDYALADLFGRMLEAMREGLDLDLAVLFMLDRKAWKLDPRMGGGPLYARHKGEMTVSLSHNSRLAQLFQTGEDRNITRPKQAGDDILGWQFGGAADVAMIYPLQVNRAPFGVFYLEGRRSVFTEGNVNSLRTLRNQAALAIKSRSRR; encoded by the coding sequence GTGAAAGAAAGCTTCCGCTCCACCCTGATCAAACGGATTGTCCAGAATCCGGATTTCCCGGCCTTCGCGCGCACGGTGCAGGAAGCGTATCGGATCACGGACGACGAACTTGCTTCGGCCAACGATCTCTCCGCGCTGATCCTGCGCGACCCGGCGCTCACCCATCGCATCCTGCGTCTGGCGAACGCGGCACACTTCCGCCACCTCGGTGGGCAGATCAATACGGTGACCCGGGCGGTGACGGTGCTCGGCTTCGAGGAAGTGCGTCTGGCCGCCCTGGCGCTGTCGCTGTTCGAGCAGATCGAGAGCCGTGAACACAGCCGGGTGCTGCAGAGCCGCTTCCTGCAGGCGCTCTACCAGGCATTTCTCGCCCAGGACCTGGCGCGCGAACTTGGTGGTCTCTCAGCCGAGGAGATGTTCCTCTGCGCGCTCTTCCAAGACTTCGGTGCGCTGCTCGTCTACCGGCACGCGCCGGAGCATATCGCCGAGATCGAGCGGGCTCGTCGCGAGGAGGGCATGGACGAGGACACGGCGATCCAGAAGGTCGTGGGCGTGCTGCCGGCGGCACTCGCCCGCGACGTCTGTCGCCAGTGGGGCCTGCCCGAATCGGCGCGCCGTTTTCTGACCACAGCGCGCGCCTCGGGCAAGATCACCCGCCTGACGCCGGAGGCCCGGGCCCTGCGGATGGCGCAGCTGGCGCGCGAGAGTGGCGAGGTGATCGCCCGGGGCGAGTCGGCCGAGGCAATCCGGCGCGACACGCTCGAGCTGGCGCGTCGCTGCGACATCGGCCCTCAGGTATTCGAGCAGGCATCTGCCAGCGCCCGTGAGCACATGCTCGGTTACGAGGAACTGCTGAGCCATTCGGACGGACGTCCCGCCTTCCTGCAGCGTCTCGAGGCCGACGAGGATACGCCGATGCCGGCCGACTTCGCGGCGGCGGACGAGGAGCCCGAGGAACGCTCGGAGCGGCTCATACGGTGCATCGAGCAGACAACGCAGGATCTCACCGACGATTACGCGCTCGCCGACCTGTTCGGTCGAATGCTGGAGGCCATGCGCGAGGGGCTGGATCTCGACCTGGCCGTACTCTTCATGCTGGATCGCAAGGCCTGGAAGCTGGATCCGCGCATGGGTGGTGGGCCCCTCTACGCCCGCCACAAGGGGGAAATGACAGTTTCGCTGTCCCACAACAGCCGTCTGGCCCAACTGTTCCAGACGGGGGAAGACCGCAATATCACGCGGCCGAAACAGGCCGGCGACGATATCCTCGGCTGGCAGTTCGGCGGGGCGGCCGACGTGGCCATGATCTACCCGCTGCAGGTCAACCGCGCGCCGTTCGGCGTCTTCTACCTCGAGGGCCGACGGTCGGTATTCACCGAGGGCAACGTCAACAGCCTGCGCACCCTGCGCAACCAGGCTGCGCTGGCGATCAAGTCGCGTTCGCGGCGCTAG
- a CDS encoding DUF6691 family protein, with protein MINRRNTLFLAFGVGFGFLLSRAGATSPAIISELLLFDDLRLLWVIATAVALGGALTWLAWRRQWRARNTGEPITIQHKPFKRGLIVGAVLFGLGWAATGVCPGTALAMLGEGKWFAAWVGAGIVLGAGMGSWINQRLASR; from the coding sequence ATGATCAATCGACGCAACACGCTGTTCCTGGCCTTCGGCGTCGGCTTCGGCTTTCTGCTCAGCCGTGCCGGGGCAACCAGCCCGGCGATCATCAGCGAACTGCTGCTGTTCGACGACCTGCGACTGCTGTGGGTGATCGCCACCGCCGTTGCCCTGGGCGGTGCGCTCACCTGGCTCGCCTGGCGGCGGCAGTGGCGCGCAAGAAACACCGGCGAGCCGATCACCATCCAGCACAAACCGTTCAAGCGCGGTCTGATCGTCGGTGCGGTCCTGTTCGGGCTAGGCTGGGCGGCCACCGGCGTCTGCCCGGGCACGGCACTGGCGATGCTCGGCGAGGGCAAGTGGTTTGCCGCCTGGGTGGGCGCCGGCATCGTTCTCGGCGCCGGCATGGGCAGCTGGATCAATCAGCGCCTCGCCAGCCGCTGA
- a CDS encoding nitroreductase family protein, producing MQVSEAIESRRAIKQFDPEHELSVAEQDRLIELAMKSPTAFNLQHWRFVVVRDPAQRQAIREVAWDQSQVTDASMLVILCGRRDVWQQDAQRVWRGAPAEVREMMHGAIDAYYRDQPQVERDEVMRSCGIAGQTLMLAAREMGLDSCPMDGFDFDAVGRVINLPDNHVISFMVAIGKKAADVWPRPGQLGIDEVRFVDQF from the coding sequence ATGCAAGTCAGCGAGGCGATTGAATCTCGACGTGCCATCAAGCAGTTCGATCCGGAGCACGAGTTGTCGGTAGCCGAGCAGGACCGACTGATCGAACTGGCAATGAAATCCCCCACCGCCTTCAATCTGCAGCACTGGCGTTTCGTCGTGGTGCGTGACCCCGCGCAGCGGCAGGCAATCCGTGAAGTGGCCTGGGACCAGTCGCAGGTAACCGACGCTTCCATGCTGGTTATCCTCTGCGGTCGTCGCGATGTATGGCAGCAAGATGCCCAGCGTGTCTGGCGCGGCGCTCCGGCCGAGGTGCGGGAAATGATGCATGGTGCCATCGACGCCTACTACCGCGACCAGCCGCAGGTCGAGCGCGACGAGGTGATGCGCAGCTGCGGCATCGCCGGGCAGACTCTGATGCTGGCTGCCCGTGAGATGGGGCTGGACTCCTGCCCCATGGACGGCTTCGATTTCGACGCCGTGGGGCGGGTCATCAACCTGCCTGACAACCACGTAATCAGTTTCATGGTCGCCATCGGCAAGAAGGCGGCCGACGTCTGGCCCCGTCCGGGCCAACTGGGGATCGACGAGGTCCGATTCGTCGATCAATTTTGA
- a CDS encoding APC family permease, protein MLQRELGPVLLTLYGLGTILGAGIYVVIGEVAGAAGVLTPLAFVLAALVASLTALSFSELTARIPDAGGPIDYAREAFGRRRLCIAIGWGLTATGVVSAATILTGFERYASLFIDVPAMLTIALVTLALGGVAIAGMRESAWFMAVTTLLGIGGLAYVVWVAAPSMGDAPITLATSLADLEAGLLLGLFLGAFLAFYSFIGFEDMANLAEEVRDVKRNLPRAIIAAVIISLVIYALVAVAATSVLSPDDLALAHAPLVAVVEARGHPGEPLGLISLFIIVNGALGQIIMATRLVMDMGRDRRGAPSILGRVHPRTHTPVIATVLITGTVLLLALFLPLKTLANLTSAIMLAVFVTVNASLILLKRRGQPEDVPNVPRLVPWLGLALSAGALIAQGAIIGLGE, encoded by the coding sequence ATGCTGCAACGCGAACTGGGGCCGGTGCTGCTGACGCTCTACGGGCTGGGCACCATCCTCGGCGCGGGAATCTACGTGGTCATCGGCGAGGTTGCCGGTGCCGCCGGCGTGCTTACGCCGCTCGCCTTCGTGCTCGCCGCACTGGTCGCCTCGCTGACCGCCCTGTCGTTCAGCGAACTGACCGCACGCATCCCCGATGCGGGCGGACCGATCGACTATGCGCGGGAGGCCTTCGGCCGGCGCCGGCTATGCATCGCGATCGGCTGGGGGCTCACGGCCACCGGCGTGGTTTCGGCAGCAACCATCCTCACCGGCTTCGAACGCTACGCCTCGCTGTTCATCGATGTCCCGGCCATGCTCACGATCGCGCTGGTCACCCTGGCGCTGGGTGGCGTGGCCATTGCCGGGATGCGCGAAAGCGCCTGGTTCATGGCGGTGACGACGCTGCTGGGGATCGGCGGGCTCGCCTACGTGGTCTGGGTGGCGGCCCCATCGATGGGCGACGCGCCGATCACGCTCGCAACCAGCCTCGCCGACCTCGAGGCCGGCCTGTTGCTCGGCCTGTTCCTGGGCGCGTTCCTCGCCTTCTACTCGTTCATCGGCTTCGAGGACATGGCAAACCTCGCCGAGGAGGTGCGGGACGTCAAACGCAATCTGCCACGCGCGATCATCGCCGCGGTCATCATCTCGCTGGTGATCTACGCCCTGGTCGCCGTGGCGGCCACCAGTGTGCTCTCCCCCGACGATCTCGCTCTGGCACATGCACCGCTGGTCGCGGTGGTCGAGGCACGAGGCCATCCGGGCGAACCGCTCGGCCTGATCAGCCTGTTCATCATCGTCAACGGCGCGCTCGGGCAGATCATCATGGCCACCCGCCTGGTCATGGACATGGGCCGCGACCGCCGTGGAGCACCGTCGATCCTCGGCCGGGTCCATCCACGCACGCACACCCCGGTGATCGCCACGGTGCTGATTACCGGCACGGTCCTGCTGCTCGCCCTGTTCCTGCCGCTCAAGACGCTCGCCAACCTGACCAGCGCCATCATGCTGGCCGTCTTCGTCACCGTGAACGCCTCGCTGATCTTGCTCAAACGCCGCGGCCAGCCGGAGGACGTACCCAACGTCCCGCGCCTAGTCCCGTGGCTCGGGCTTGCCCTCTCGGCCGGGGCGTTGATCGCTCAGGGGGCTATTATCGGGCTAGGTGAATGA
- a CDS encoding phosphoribosyltransferase gives MSRREAMPVQKISVEAVVRASDQLARRVRESGFEPDTVIAVARGGFMPARFVCDFLGISRLLSLKIQHYGAGAQAQPRAEVTEPLGSSIRGASVLLVDDVNDSGETLEAARPYLEGLEPAAIRTAVLHEKANTACRADFVAETIDEWRWILYPWAVVEDVGQFLREIHPRSATREEALARLKDLHGLELSEAEIDRVLYFHDLSLGGE, from the coding sequence ATGAGTCGACGCGAGGCAATGCCGGTCCAGAAGATATCCGTCGAGGCCGTGGTCCGTGCCAGCGACCAGTTGGCGCGCCGGGTCCGCGAGAGCGGCTTCGAACCCGACACGGTGATTGCCGTGGCCCGAGGCGGGTTCATGCCGGCCCGTTTCGTCTGCGATTTCCTCGGCATCTCACGACTCTTGAGCCTCAAGATCCAGCACTATGGTGCCGGGGCGCAGGCCCAGCCGCGCGCCGAGGTGACCGAGCCACTAGGCAGCTCGATCCGCGGCGCGAGCGTGCTGCTGGTGGACGACGTCAACGACAGCGGCGAGACGCTCGAGGCCGCGCGTCCCTATCTAGAGGGGCTCGAACCGGCAGCCATCCGCACCGCCGTGCTGCACGAGAAGGCCAACACCGCCTGCCGCGCCGATTTCGTCGCCGAGACGATCGACGAGTGGCGCTGGATCCTCTACCCCTGGGCGGTGGTCGAGGATGTGGGCCAGTTCCTGCGCGAGATCCATCCGCGGTCGGCCACCCGGGAGGAGGCCTTGGCGCGCCTCAAGGACCTGCATGGCCTTGAGTTGAGCGAGGCCGAGATTGACCGGGTGCTCTATTTCCATGACCTGTCATTGGGCGGGGAATGA